One genomic region from Thermomicrobium sp. 4228-Ro encodes:
- a CDS encoding sugar-binding protein: MDGLMHHRLTRRTVVRSILVGGVASALLTACGGGATPTPAPAAPAASPTPAAASPTRAASTPTAAAGATAPAATTTAAAALPVPTVAPGTKITIAMVPKLVHPFFEDVRKGGEQKAKELGVEFQWVAPQQADPAQQVAMIEDLIRKKVNAISISPNEPKSVEPVIAEGMKQGILMMTFDADSPNSQRVMYIGTDNKAAGKTMGETMAKLLNGQGKVGIITGGLGALNLNQRIEGFKEGVGPNIQVVDVQATDDDLQKGLSVSEAMLRAHPDLNGIACVSATGGPTLAQVLKSPEFQDRIGKLVIVAFDDLEETKRAIEEGIIAATMVQRPVQMGILTVQWAYDILTGKAKPPFQNIDTGVTVVTKENLNNYTK; the protein is encoded by the coding sequence ATGGATGGGTTGATGCATCACCGGTTGACGCGCCGGACGGTCGTTCGTTCGATCCTGGTTGGTGGGGTGGCGTCGGCGCTCCTCACTGCCTGTGGTGGTGGGGCGACGCCGACGCCTGCGCCCGCTGCGCCGGCCGCTTCGCCGACTCCAGCGGCGGCGTCGCCGACCCGAGCGGCGAGCACGCCCACCGCGGCAGCTGGAGCGACGGCGCCCGCTGCGACGACCACGGCCGCAGCAGCACTGCCGGTGCCGACCGTTGCCCCGGGCACCAAGATCACGATCGCGATGGTGCCCAAGCTCGTGCACCCCTTCTTCGAAGACGTGCGCAAGGGCGGTGAGCAGAAGGCGAAGGAGTTGGGAGTCGAGTTCCAGTGGGTCGCACCGCAGCAAGCTGATCCAGCCCAGCAGGTCGCGATGATCGAAGATTTGATCCGGAAGAAGGTCAACGCGATCTCGATCTCTCCGAACGAGCCGAAGTCGGTCGAGCCGGTCATCGCCGAGGGCATGAAGCAGGGCATTCTCATGATGACCTTCGATGCCGACTCGCCGAACAGCCAGCGCGTGATGTACATCGGGACCGACAACAAGGCGGCTGGCAAGACGATGGGCGAGACGATGGCCAAACTCCTCAACGGCCAGGGTAAGGTCGGGATCATCACTGGTGGTCTCGGCGCCTTGAACCTGAACCAGCGTATCGAGGGGTTCAAGGAAGGGGTCGGTCCGAACATCCAGGTCGTTGACGTGCAGGCGACCGACGATGATCTGCAGAAGGGGCTCTCGGTCAGCGAGGCCATGTTGCGGGCGCACCCCGATCTCAACGGCATCGCCTGCGTCAGCGCGACAGGCGGCCCGACGCTCGCCCAAGTGCTCAAGTCACCGGAGTTCCAAGACCGTATCGGTAAGCTCGTCATCGTGGCCTTCGACGATCTGGAGGAGACCAAGCGGGCGATCGAGGAGGGGATCATCGCGGCGACGATGGTGCAGCGGCCGGTACAGATGGGGATTCTCACGGTGCAGTGGGCATACGACATTTTGACCGGAAAGGCCAAGCCGCCCTTCCAGAACATCGACACGGGTGTGACGGTCGTGACCAAAGAGAATCTCAATAACTACACCAAGTGA
- a CDS encoding carbohydrate ABC transporter permease produces the protein MTDTRRLLLRVLLVAVLAIFLTQALFPFVWMAITAFKRDSDLYNPTNNPFLFNEPPTLAHFRLLFNETKFPRWVVNTAWVGLATVLITLALSLPAGYALARLRGRFGQNLGIAVFLTYLIPPTLLFLPLSQIVSGIGLQDNTWSLVLTYPSLAVPFVSWLLMGFFRSLPQELEEAALVDGATRFTAFWRILLPLAVPGILTAVIFTFTLAVNEFIYALTFVSISDLKTVSVGVPTDLIRGDVFFWGAIMASALVVSLPVALLYNAFLDRFVEGLTAGALR, from the coding sequence ATGACGGACACGCGCCGGCTCCTGTTACGCGTGCTACTGGTCGCTGTCCTGGCCATCTTCCTTACACAAGCGCTCTTCCCCTTTGTCTGGATGGCCATCACCGCCTTCAAACGCGACAGCGACCTCTACAATCCGACGAACAACCCGTTCCTCTTTAACGAACCACCGACGCTCGCGCACTTCCGTCTGCTTTTCAACGAAACGAAGTTCCCTCGCTGGGTGGTGAACACCGCCTGGGTTGGCCTGGCGACTGTCCTCATCACGCTGGCGCTTTCGCTACCGGCTGGCTATGCGCTGGCTCGCCTGCGCGGTCGATTTGGGCAGAATCTCGGCATCGCCGTCTTCCTGACCTATCTGATCCCGCCCACGCTCCTCTTCCTTCCGCTCTCACAGATCGTCAGCGGCATCGGACTCCAAGACAACACCTGGTCACTCGTCCTAACCTATCCGAGCCTGGCTGTCCCCTTCGTTTCCTGGCTCCTCATGGGCTTCTTCCGATCGCTCCCGCAGGAGCTCGAAGAAGCAGCGCTCGTCGACGGTGCCACGCGGTTCACCGCCTTCTGGCGGATCCTCCTGCCGCTCGCTGTGCCAGGCATCCTGACCGCGGTCATTTTCACCTTCACGCTGGCCGTGAACGAGTTCATCTACGCACTGACCTTCGTTTCCATCTCCGATCTCAAGACCGTGAGCGTCGGTGTCCCGACAGACCTGATCCGTGGCGACGTGTTCTTCTGGGGTGCAATCATGGCTTCGGCACTCGTGGTGAGCCTGCCGGTTGCCTTGCTCTATAACGCGTTCCTCGACCGGTTCGTCGAGGGCTTGACCGCCGGCGCCCTGCGCTGA
- a CDS encoding carbohydrate ABC transporter permease yields MVSTAVPRVTAYRRVARRISWEFWLLLPATVYIFLLIGFPLLLSIYYSLSHISVGRRDLSFAGLSNFRAILSDQVFQQALRNTVLITVVVLVAVLVLSTILATALAERFPGKPVVRYLLLLPWASPVVMSTIAWKWIFDSQYSVINWVARRLHIIGPYEFPQWLGVPSLAIISIIVVQVWRILPFATVITLAGMSAVPRELIEAALVDGAGFFTRLFRITLPLVRPILGVAILFTALFTFTDMAVVWILTRGGPYNMSHVLSSWAFQVGIVAGDLAQGAAIALFMLPVLALIAIWVLRLSHREVTE; encoded by the coding sequence ATGGTCTCGACTGCAGTTCCGCGTGTGACTGCGTACCGCAGGGTTGCGAGACGGATCAGTTGGGAATTCTGGTTACTCCTGCCGGCGACGGTCTACATTTTTCTTTTGATCGGTTTCCCCCTTCTCCTTTCGATCTACTACAGCCTCAGTCATATCTCGGTCGGCCGGCGCGATTTGTCCTTTGCCGGCCTCAGCAATTTCCGCGCCATCTTGAGCGACCAGGTGTTCCAACAGGCCTTGCGGAACACAGTCCTCATTACCGTCGTCGTGCTGGTGGCCGTCCTGGTGCTCTCGACGATCCTCGCGACTGCGCTGGCTGAACGCTTCCCGGGCAAGCCAGTGGTCCGCTACTTGCTGCTGCTTCCCTGGGCCTCGCCCGTGGTGATGAGCACGATCGCCTGGAAATGGATCTTCGATTCGCAGTACTCGGTCATCAACTGGGTAGCCCGCCGCCTCCACATTATCGGTCCATACGAATTTCCGCAGTGGCTCGGAGTCCCGAGCCTGGCCATCATCTCGATCATCGTCGTGCAAGTTTGGCGCATTCTTCCGTTCGCGACGGTGATCACGCTCGCTGGGATGAGCGCCGTGCCGCGTGAGCTGATCGAGGCAGCACTCGTCGACGGCGCTGGGTTCTTCACCCGACTGTTCCGCATCACCTTGCCGCTCGTACGACCGATCCTGGGCGTGGCGATCCTTTTCACCGCGCTCTTCACGTTCACGGACATGGCTGTGGTCTGGATCTTGACGCGCGGGGGGCCCTATAACATGAGCCACGTGCTTTCCAGCTGGGCGTTCCAGGTCGGCATCGTGGCTGGCGATCTGGCGCAAGGTGCCGCCATCGCGCTCTTCATGCTCCCGGTTCTCGCTCTGATCGCGATCTGGGTCCTGCGCCTGTCGCATCGGGAGGTGACCGAGTGA
- a CDS encoding sugar ABC transporter ATP-binding protein → MKVPVLEAREISKRFPGVVALDRVSLEVYPGEVLAVVGENGAGKSTLMKILSGALQPDDGEIWLAGRPVRFADPRQALAHGIGIIYQELSVIDALSVGENLFLGRLPHGGIPGTVDWPRVWHEAARVLERVGAPLDPQRQVRELSVAQKQLVEIARALSQDVRVLILDEPTSSLSLQETERLFEILRGLRAQGVAIIYISHRLEEVFTLADRVTVLRDGRVVGTLPIAEATREGLIRMMVGRDLSAYYRTVRSSPGEPRLEVRNLVRAGVLDDVSLTVRAGEIVGLAGLVGAGRTELARCLFGVDPIDSGEIRIDGQRVAIRCPEDAVRHGIVLVPEDRKLQGLVLILSVRENIALPVLRRLARFGFPSRQREYELARSFVERLRIRTPSIEQRVLNLSGGNQQKVVLARALATNPRVLILDEPTRGIDVGAKAEVHALIAELAEAGMGILLISSELPEVLSMSHRVLVMSGGRIVAEFPREEATEERVLAAATGQVTAA, encoded by the coding sequence ATGAAGGTTCCCGTTCTGGAGGCGAGGGAGATCAGCAAGCGTTTCCCAGGTGTCGTGGCCCTCGACCGGGTGTCACTCGAGGTGTATCCCGGTGAAGTGCTCGCTGTCGTCGGTGAGAACGGCGCGGGGAAATCGACCTTGATGAAGATCCTGTCCGGCGCACTCCAGCCTGACGACGGGGAAATCTGGCTGGCGGGCCGCCCGGTGCGCTTCGCCGATCCACGGCAGGCATTGGCCCACGGTATCGGCATCATCTATCAGGAACTGAGCGTCATCGATGCACTCTCGGTCGGCGAAAATCTCTTCCTCGGACGGTTGCCACATGGTGGTATCCCCGGCACGGTGGACTGGCCGCGCGTCTGGCATGAGGCGGCGCGCGTGTTGGAGCGTGTCGGCGCCCCGCTCGATCCGCAGCGCCAGGTGCGGGAACTGAGCGTGGCCCAGAAGCAGCTCGTGGAGATCGCGCGTGCCCTCTCCCAAGACGTGCGTGTCTTGATCCTCGACGAGCCGACCAGCTCGCTCTCGCTCCAGGAGACGGAGCGCTTGTTCGAGATCTTGCGCGGCTTGCGAGCTCAGGGAGTTGCGATCATCTACATCTCGCACCGGCTCGAGGAAGTCTTCACACTGGCTGACCGGGTCACCGTGCTGCGAGATGGCCGGGTCGTCGGCACGCTCCCGATCGCCGAAGCGACGCGCGAGGGGCTGATCCGGATGATGGTGGGGCGCGACCTTTCGGCGTATTACCGCACGGTCCGCTCGTCGCCGGGGGAGCCCCGGCTCGAGGTGCGGAATCTGGTGCGGGCCGGTGTCCTCGACGACGTCAGCCTGACCGTCCGTGCTGGGGAGATCGTCGGTCTGGCTGGTCTGGTCGGTGCGGGGCGGACTGAACTCGCCCGCTGTCTCTTCGGTGTCGATCCGATCGACAGTGGGGAGATCCGCATCGATGGGCAGCGCGTGGCGATTCGTTGCCCAGAGGATGCGGTCCGGCACGGGATCGTGCTGGTTCCGGAGGACCGCAAGCTGCAAGGTCTGGTTTTGATCCTCTCGGTGCGGGAGAACATCGCGCTGCCGGTGCTGCGGCGCCTGGCACGCTTCGGCTTCCCGTCGCGGCAACGGGAGTATGAACTTGCGCGCTCCTTCGTGGAGCGACTGCGTATCCGCACGCCGTCGATCGAGCAGCGTGTCCTGAACCTGAGCGGCGGGAACCAGCAAAAGGTCGTCTTGGCTCGCGCGCTGGCGACCAACCCCCGAGTGCTCATTCTCGACGAGCCGACGCGTGGCATCGACGTGGGAGCGAAGGCTGAGGTTCATGCGTTGATTGCCGAGCTCGCCGAGGCTGGCATGGGGATCTTGCTCATTTCCTCGGAATTGCCGGAAGTCCTGAGCATGAGCCACCGCGTGCTGGTCATGAGCGGCGGACGGATCGTCGCCGAGTTCCCACGCGAGGAGGCGACCGAGGAGCGCGTGCTGGCGGCTGCGACGGGACAGGTGACGGCTGCCTGA
- a CDS encoding ABC transporter permease, giving the protein MDARSPQHETTMAEVRQQESGVVMPAGAVSTARRILQRITGLREFNILVALLLLGLFLSLTTDAFLTTGNLFGVARAFSLTAIVAIGQTMVILTGGIDLSVGSVLALAGLSTGMLLERGAPLPVAVMAGLGVGAIVGLVNGLLITRVGLPPFIATLGTLSIGRGLVYVLTKGYPVTVPYDYQVFIWLGQGYVWIVPVPVIVMVVLTILGTIFLGFTTYGRYIYAVGGNPEAARLAGIPVERVKLLVYVLCSTLAALAGLILVARLVSAQPSAGLGFELPVIAASIIGGTSLMGGEGTVLGAVLGAAIMGVLENGMVLLGVSTYAQQAVTGTVIILAVALDIWQKRRRMRVRRTRG; this is encoded by the coding sequence ATGGATGCGCGGTCGCCGCAGCACGAGACGACGATGGCCGAGGTACGGCAGCAGGAATCTGGTGTCGTGATGCCGGCAGGAGCGGTCAGCACCGCCCGTCGCATCCTCCAGCGGATCACCGGACTGCGTGAGTTCAATATTCTCGTCGCGCTCCTTCTCCTCGGACTGTTTCTCTCCCTGACGACCGATGCGTTCCTGACGACCGGGAACCTGTTCGGGGTGGCGCGAGCCTTCTCGCTGACTGCGATCGTGGCGATCGGTCAGACGATGGTGATCCTGACCGGTGGGATCGATCTCTCGGTGGGATCGGTCTTAGCCTTGGCTGGGCTTTCGACGGGCATGCTGCTCGAGCGAGGTGCGCCACTGCCGGTCGCGGTAATGGCTGGCCTCGGTGTGGGTGCGATCGTCGGGCTCGTCAATGGCCTCCTCATCACTCGGGTCGGGCTGCCGCCCTTCATCGCCACCTTGGGGACACTCAGCATCGGCCGGGGGCTGGTCTACGTGCTGACCAAGGGGTATCCGGTGACTGTGCCCTATGACTACCAAGTGTTCATCTGGTTGGGGCAGGGATACGTGTGGATCGTCCCGGTACCGGTGATCGTGATGGTGGTTCTGACGATCCTCGGAACGATTTTCCTCGGTTTCACTACCTACGGCCGCTACATCTACGCGGTCGGCGGCAATCCGGAAGCAGCGCGCCTGGCTGGCATTCCGGTCGAGCGGGTGAAGCTCCTGGTCTACGTGTTGTGCTCGACGCTGGCTGCATTGGCTGGTCTCATCCTGGTCGCGCGGTTGGTTTCGGCTCAGCCATCGGCTGGACTCGGCTTCGAGCTGCCGGTGATCGCTGCCTCGATCATCGGTGGGACGAGCCTCATGGGAGGCGAGGGAACGGTCCTCGGAGCGGTGCTGGGGGCTGCGATCATGGGCGTGCTCGAGAACGGGATGGTCTTGCTCGGCGTGAGCACGTACGCCCAGCAGGCGGTGACCGGCACGGTGATCATCCTGGCGGTCGCGCTCGATATCTGGCAAAAGCGACGGCGCATGCGGGTGCGACGGACTCGTGGTTGA
- a CDS encoding mandelate racemase/muconate lactonizing enzyme family protein, with amino-acid sequence MRIVDVKTYVLGTAWRNLTFVEVHTDEGITGVGEARMLNHTDALLGYLAEAVPNHVLGSDPFRIEDLVFRMMRNDYARPDYVMMSGIAAIEIACWDIMGKALGLPVYQLLGGAVRDRIKAYANGWYTVERTPEEFAEAARRAVARGYRALKLDPFGAGYYELELDEKRRAVALVEAVREAVGPDVEILIEMHGRFNPATAIEMARLLEPYRPGWIEEPVPPHNLAALKKVAEQVTIPVATGERIHTRYDFRELFELQAADVIQPDITHLGGLLETKKLAAWADAYYILVAPHNVCGPVGTAANLHLAACTTNFKIQEHFNDFAEEFVKAAAPGLPEVVDGYFPLPSGSGLGVQLDHTVLEQYPRRRIFFNLFAEDWHRRQVERA; translated from the coding sequence GTGCGGATCGTCGACGTGAAAACCTACGTGCTCGGCACTGCCTGGCGCAACTTGACCTTCGTCGAGGTGCACACTGACGAAGGGATCACCGGGGTCGGTGAGGCGCGCATGCTCAACCACACCGACGCCTTGCTCGGCTACCTGGCCGAAGCAGTACCGAATCACGTGCTGGGGAGCGATCCTTTCCGGATCGAAGATCTGGTCTTCCGGATGATGCGGAACGACTACGCGCGGCCGGACTACGTCATGATGTCCGGTATCGCTGCGATCGAGATCGCCTGTTGGGACATCATGGGCAAGGCGCTCGGTCTGCCAGTTTATCAGCTACTCGGTGGAGCGGTGCGGGACCGCATCAAGGCCTATGCGAATGGCTGGTACACGGTCGAGCGGACGCCGGAAGAATTCGCCGAGGCAGCGCGACGTGCCGTGGCGCGTGGCTACCGGGCACTCAAGTTGGATCCCTTCGGGGCTGGGTACTACGAACTTGAGCTTGACGAAAAGCGGCGGGCGGTTGCGCTCGTGGAGGCGGTGCGCGAGGCGGTGGGACCGGACGTCGAGATCCTGATCGAGATGCACGGGCGGTTCAATCCAGCGACCGCGATCGAGATGGCCCGCTTGCTCGAGCCGTATCGGCCTGGCTGGATCGAGGAACCGGTGCCGCCGCACAATCTGGCTGCGCTCAAGAAGGTGGCCGAGCAGGTCACGATTCCGGTCGCGACCGGCGAGCGGATCCATACCCGCTACGACTTCCGCGAACTCTTCGAGCTGCAGGCTGCCGATGTCATCCAGCCGGACATCACGCACCTCGGTGGACTGCTCGAGACGAAGAAGCTGGCGGCCTGGGCCGACGCCTACTACATTTTGGTCGCGCCGCACAATGTCTGTGGTCCGGTAGGGACAGCCGCGAACCTGCATCTGGCTGCTTGTACGACCAATTTCAAGATTCAGGAGCACTTCAATGATTTCGCTGAGGAATTCGTGAAGGCTGCGGCGCCGGGTCTTCCCGAGGTGGTCGACGGGTATTTCCCGCTGCCGAGCGGATCCGGCCTCGGTGTCCAGCTGGACCATACCGTGCTCGAGCAGTACCCGCGGCGGCGGATCTTCTTCAACCTTTTCGCCGAGGACTGGCACCGTCGGCAGGTGGAGCGCGCGTGA
- a CDS encoding MBL fold metallo-hydrolase, with translation MSEFVVTLRELANLDDAVALVRLGQASVALAGGGRIVLIDPFLSPHPERLVPPPVAPETLADVDLVLVTHEHWDHLDGPTCEAIARVAPQATFVCPEPIVDQLVAAGVPAERVSGTRPGRSYQQADATIWPIAAKHGLHVTDAYTFGEVDGVPRFLGYVVELAGVRAYHAGDTIPYEGLAEAVRALQPDVALLPINGRDWYRERLDIVGNLEAREAAQLAAAIGAELLVPLHYDMFAANLADPGDLVRLVHQWRLAVSVLVLPVGLPAVVRPARRRGR, from the coding sequence ATGAGCGAGTTCGTGGTAACACTTCGCGAGCTGGCGAACCTCGACGACGCGGTGGCCCTCGTGCGGCTCGGGCAGGCGAGCGTCGCGCTGGCCGGAGGCGGTCGCATCGTGTTGATCGACCCGTTTCTCTCGCCGCATCCCGAGCGCCTGGTACCGCCGCCGGTGGCGCCGGAGACGCTCGCCGATGTCGACCTGGTGTTGGTCACGCACGAGCACTGGGATCATCTGGACGGACCGACCTGCGAGGCTATCGCGCGCGTCGCGCCGCAGGCGACCTTCGTGTGCCCGGAACCGATCGTCGACCAGCTGGTCGCCGCCGGAGTGCCGGCCGAACGGGTGTCGGGTACGCGACCTGGTCGGTCGTACCAACAAGCTGACGCGACGATCTGGCCGATCGCCGCGAAGCATGGCCTGCATGTGACCGATGCCTACACCTTCGGTGAAGTGGACGGGGTGCCGCGCTTCCTCGGTTACGTCGTGGAGCTGGCTGGTGTGCGGGCCTACCATGCCGGCGACACGATTCCGTACGAAGGATTGGCCGAAGCTGTGCGCGCGCTCCAGCCGGATGTCGCGCTCCTGCCGATCAATGGGCGCGACTGGTATCGGGAGCGCCTCGACATCGTCGGCAATCTCGAGGCCCGCGAGGCCGCGCAGCTGGCGGCGGCGATCGGTGCGGAACTTCTGGTGCCGCTGCACTACGACATGTTCGCGGCGAACCTGGCTGATCCGGGAGACCTGGTACGTCTCGTCCACCAGTGGCGGTTGGCGGTGAGTGTGCTCGTCCTACCGGTCGGGCTCCCGGCTGTGGTCCGTCCGGCGCGAAGAAGAGGACGGTGA
- a CDS encoding U32 family peptidase — MERTRTFLERLGLPRGDLHELPTSHKRFPDGAQYRVEIPSTEGPRVLAAVIEEAKRYGIVIHRISQGSGVMLLTDEEVREMAYLAAAEGIEVSLFARPSAAWDIGGMAKSSAGALVSAKLRGQEQLVHCLEDVRRAAELGIRSVLLADEGALWVASEMRRAGELPPDMQFKVSVLMGAANPASVRLLVQLGADTYNVATDLTLAQLAAIRAAVDVPLDIYVEVPDDVGGFVRHYEIAEIVRVCAPVYLKFGLRNAPNIYPSGGHLEDLAVKLGRERVRRAAIGLAMLQRYYPDAVGSAPGAPGLAIPVVTASTPVPPLDDRALGSLGS, encoded by the coding sequence GTGGAGCGCACGCGCACCTTTCTCGAGCGGCTCGGTCTGCCACGTGGAGACCTGCACGAACTGCCGACCAGCCACAAGCGGTTCCCGGACGGTGCCCAGTATCGGGTCGAGATCCCGAGTACCGAGGGGCCGCGGGTGCTCGCAGCGGTCATCGAGGAAGCGAAGCGCTACGGTATCGTGATTCACCGGATCTCGCAGGGTAGCGGCGTCATGTTGCTGACGGACGAAGAAGTCCGGGAGATGGCGTACTTGGCCGCGGCTGAAGGGATCGAGGTGAGTCTCTTCGCACGCCCGAGCGCGGCATGGGATATCGGTGGAATGGCCAAGTCCAGTGCGGGTGCGCTGGTCAGTGCCAAGCTCCGCGGGCAAGAGCAGCTGGTGCACTGTCTGGAAGACGTGCGGCGGGCGGCCGAACTCGGCATCCGCAGTGTGCTCTTGGCTGACGAGGGGGCGCTGTGGGTGGCGAGCGAGATGCGGCGGGCCGGCGAGTTGCCACCCGACATGCAGTTCAAGGTTAGTGTGCTCATGGGTGCAGCGAATCCGGCTTCGGTCAGACTCCTCGTCCAGCTGGGGGCCGATACGTACAACGTGGCGACCGACCTGACACTGGCACAGCTCGCAGCGATCCGTGCCGCGGTCGATGTGCCGCTCGATATCTACGTCGAGGTGCCCGACGACGTCGGAGGATTCGTTCGCCACTACGAGATCGCGGAGATCGTCCGCGTCTGTGCTCCGGTCTATCTCAAGTTCGGTCTCCGGAATGCGCCCAATATCTATCCTTCGGGTGGGCATTTGGAGGACCTGGCGGTGAAGTTGGGGCGGGAGCGGGTGCGCCGGGCGGCGATCGGTCTGGCGATGCTCCAGCGCTACTATCCCGATGCAGTCGGCTCGGCACCTGGCGCACCGGGCTTAGCGATCCCGGTGGTGACTGCGAGCACCCCAGTACCGCCACTGGACGATCGGGCGCTCGGGTCGTTGGGGAGTTGA
- a CDS encoding ABC transporter substrate-binding protein: protein MRRFTRRQLLTVLSTTAAAGLLASCGGAQPTPTPAPSGGQATPTRAPAASPTAAAAASPTARAASPTVAATPTRSGPVTLKILQWSHFVPDYDKWFDQWVQQWGAKNNVQVVSDHINYADIPARAAAEVSAKSGHDLFAFGFPPSQYETEVVPLNDLIADLKKQYGDYYPLLERSCYNPKTDVWYSFMDFWAADPILYRKDLFDQVGKTPDTWQDILEAGRQLKQMGNPIGIGFSPEIDTGMAMRTIMWGFGTSIQDANGNIVINKPETIEALQFAKQLFQEAETEEVLAWDAASNNRLLVSGRGALILNAISAARTAEATYPDLAPKIAIAKTAAGPRDRKGSAHWYNCFVIWKFSPNVDVAKQFLKDLVAAYTDAFKASKFYNIPSFPKAVPDWQEQVKNDPKATPPDKYAVLATAPEWTVNVGWPGYMNAAEAEIFDRWIINDMFTKVATGKASPQDALAEAERQIQDIFKKWKDRGLI, encoded by the coding sequence ATGCGCCGCTTCACTCGTCGCCAGCTACTCACCGTTCTGAGCACTACCGCTGCGGCTGGGCTTCTCGCGAGCTGCGGGGGTGCTCAGCCGACCCCAACGCCTGCACCTTCTGGTGGGCAGGCAACACCGACCAGGGCCCCAGCCGCGAGCCCTACAGCAGCAGCTGCAGCGAGCCCGACTGCACGCGCGGCGTCACCCACGGTCGCGGCCACACCGACACGCTCGGGGCCAGTCACGCTCAAGATTCTCCAGTGGAGCCACTTCGTCCCCGATTATGACAAGTGGTTCGATCAGTGGGTGCAACAATGGGGCGCGAAGAACAACGTCCAGGTCGTCTCCGACCATATCAATTATGCCGACATCCCCGCTCGTGCCGCGGCTGAGGTGTCAGCCAAGAGTGGCCATGATCTCTTCGCCTTCGGTTTCCCGCCATCGCAGTACGAAACCGAAGTCGTGCCGCTGAACGACCTCATCGCGGACCTCAAGAAGCAGTACGGTGATTACTATCCGCTTCTCGAACGCTCCTGCTATAACCCGAAGACCGATGTTTGGTACAGCTTCATGGACTTCTGGGCTGCCGATCCTATCCTCTACCGCAAGGACCTCTTCGACCAGGTCGGAAAGACACCGGATACGTGGCAGGATATCCTGGAAGCCGGTCGCCAGCTCAAGCAGATGGGTAATCCCATTGGGATCGGCTTCTCGCCGGAGATCGACACCGGTATGGCGATGCGCACGATCATGTGGGGCTTCGGTACCTCGATCCAGGATGCGAACGGGAACATCGTGATCAACAAGCCGGAGACCATCGAGGCACTGCAATTCGCCAAGCAACTCTTCCAGGAGGCGGAGACCGAAGAAGTACTGGCTTGGGATGCAGCGTCTAATAACCGTTTGCTCGTTTCCGGTCGCGGCGCGCTCATTTTGAACGCCATCTCGGCTGCCCGGACTGCCGAAGCGACTTACCCCGATCTCGCTCCCAAGATCGCGATCGCCAAGACCGCCGCCGGCCCACGTGACCGAAAGGGCAGCGCTCACTGGTACAACTGCTTCGTGATCTGGAAGTTCTCGCCCAATGTCGACGTGGCGAAGCAGTTCCTCAAGGATCTCGTCGCTGCGTACACCGACGCGTTCAAGGCGTCGAAGTTCTACAATATTCCGTCCTTCCCGAAGGCTGTTCCCGACTGGCAGGAACAGGTCAAGAACGATCCCAAAGCGACGCCACCGGACAAGTACGCTGTCCTGGCGACTGCACCGGAGTGGACCGTCAATGTCGGTTGGCCCGGCTATATGAACGCCGCCGAGGCGGAAATCTTCGACCGCTGGATCATCAACGACATGTTCACCAAGGTCGCCACCGGCAAAGCTTCACCCCAGGATGCACTCGCCGAGGCCGAGCGGCAAATTCAGGATATCTTCAAGAAGTGGAAGGATCGTGGCTTGATCTAG